A genomic window from Streptomyces sp. NBC_01429 includes:
- a CDS encoding alpha/beta hydrolase, with amino-acid sequence MRRTTVLGSAGTLIAGTLIAGAIAAPIASADGSDGRAAGGSAAVEAARETAREAAREAAANAAAASGTALAAARAAKQGVDWRDCPADWALEKPIQCGWVKVPLDYAKPHGKQIEIAVDRIGSTGTKGERQGSLVYNPGGPGGSGLAFPRRVVTNNAIWADAAKAYDFVGFDPRGVGHSAPISCVDPQEFVKAPKADPVPDSEADKRAQRKLAAEYAAGCKERGGEMLPHMTTPNTARDLDVIRAALGDKKLNYVGVSYGTYLGAVYGTLFPSHVRRMVVDSVVNPSKEKIWYQANLDQDIAFETRFQDWMKWVAKNDAAFHIGDTEAKVAQQWDALRAAAKKEPLGGVVGPSELLDVFTSAPYYDSAWVSTATLWSKYLAGDTQPLIDAGSPDLSDTAGNAKSENGNAVYTAVECTDAKWPADWKTWDRDTTRIHRDHPFLTWSNTWMNLPCATWGVKQQTPVEVKTGKGLPPVLITQSTRDAATPYAGAVELHMRFKGSRLITEKDAGSHGITNLVNPCVNDRVKAYLLTGSVDSGDVTCDPHATPKP; translated from the coding sequence TTGAGACGCACCACAGTGCTCGGTTCGGCCGGCACTCTGATAGCGGGCACGCTCATAGCCGGCGCGATCGCCGCCCCGATCGCGAGCGCGGACGGCAGCGACGGCCGGGCGGCGGGCGGCTCGGCGGCCGTCGAGGCGGCCCGTGAGACCGCTCGTGAGGCAGCCCGTGAGGCGGCGGCGAACGCCGCGGCGGCGAGTGGCACGGCCCTCGCCGCCGCCCGCGCGGCGAAGCAGGGCGTCGACTGGCGCGACTGCCCGGCCGACTGGGCCCTGGAGAAGCCGATCCAGTGCGGCTGGGTGAAGGTTCCGCTCGACTACGCGAAGCCCCACGGCAAGCAGATCGAGATCGCCGTGGACCGTATCGGCTCCACCGGCACCAAGGGCGAACGCCAGGGCTCCCTGGTCTACAACCCGGGCGGCCCCGGCGGCTCCGGCCTGGCCTTCCCGCGCCGCGTCGTCACCAACAACGCGATCTGGGCGGACGCCGCCAAGGCGTACGACTTCGTGGGCTTCGACCCGCGCGGCGTGGGCCACTCCGCGCCCATCTCCTGCGTCGACCCGCAGGAGTTCGTCAAGGCGCCGAAGGCCGACCCCGTACCCGACAGCGAGGCCGACAAGCGCGCGCAGCGCAAGCTGGCCGCCGAGTACGCGGCCGGCTGCAAGGAGCGCGGCGGCGAGATGCTGCCGCACATGACGACGCCGAACACCGCGCGCGACCTGGATGTCATCCGGGCGGCGCTCGGTGACAAGAAGCTGAACTACGTCGGCGTCTCCTACGGCACCTACCTCGGCGCCGTGTACGGCACGCTGTTCCCCTCGCACGTACGGCGCATGGTCGTCGACAGCGTGGTGAACCCGTCGAAGGAGAAGATCTGGTACCAGGCCAACCTGGACCAGGACATCGCCTTCGAGACCCGGTTCCAGGACTGGATGAAGTGGGTCGCGAAGAACGACGCCGCGTTCCACATCGGCGACACCGAGGCGAAGGTCGCCCAGCAGTGGGACGCGCTGCGCGCCGCCGCCAAGAAGGAGCCGCTCGGCGGGGTCGTCGGCCCCTCCGAACTCCTCGACGTCTTCACCAGCGCGCCGTACTACGACTCCGCCTGGGTGTCGACCGCCACCCTGTGGAGCAAGTACCTCGCGGGTGACACCCAGCCGCTCATCGACGCGGGGTCGCCGGACCTGTCGGACACCGCGGGCAACGCCAAGTCGGAGAACGGCAACGCGGTCTACACCGCGGTGGAGTGCACCGACGCCAAGTGGCCGGCCGACTGGAAGACCTGGGACCGCGACACCACCCGGATCCACCGCGACCACCCCTTCCTCACCTGGTCCAACACCTGGATGAACCTGCCGTGCGCCACCTGGGGCGTCAAGCAGCAGACCCCGGTGGAGGTGAAGACCGGCAAGGGCCTGCCGCCGGTGCTGATCACCCAGTCCACCCGGGACGCGGCCACGCCGTACGCGGGCGCGGTCGAGTTGCACATGCGCTTCAAGGGCTCGCGCCTGATCACGGAGAAGGACGCCGGCTCGCACGGCATCACCAACCTGGTCAACCCGTGCGTCAACGACCGGGTGAAGGCGTACCTGCTGACGGGATCGGTCGACAGCGGCGATGTGACGTGCGACCCGCACGCCACGCCCAAGCCGTAG
- the ureG gene encoding urease accessory protein UreG produces the protein MHLDHSHEGPAAVSADAVRPDGRRRALRVGLGGPVGSGKTATVAALCRTLRDRHSLAVVTNDIYTREDAEFLLREAVLPPERIQAVETGACPHTAIRDDISANLEAVEDLEEAVGPLDLILVESGGDNLTATFSRGLVDAQIFVIDVAGGDDIPRKGGPGVTTADLLVINKTDLAPYVGSDLGRMARDAKEQRGELPVLFTSLRGEDGVAPVADWVLARLAAWTA, from the coding sequence ATGCATCTCGACCACAGTCACGAAGGACCCGCGGCCGTCAGCGCCGACGCCGTGCGCCCCGACGGCCGGCGGCGCGCGCTGCGCGTCGGTCTCGGCGGGCCCGTCGGCTCCGGCAAGACCGCGACCGTCGCCGCGCTCTGCCGCACCCTGCGCGACCGGCACTCCCTCGCCGTCGTCACCAACGACATCTACACCCGCGAGGACGCCGAATTCCTGCTCAGAGAGGCCGTCCTGCCGCCCGAACGCATCCAGGCCGTCGAGACCGGGGCCTGCCCGCACACCGCGATCCGCGACGACATCTCCGCCAACCTCGAAGCCGTCGAGGACCTGGAGGAAGCCGTGGGGCCGCTCGATCTGATCCTGGTGGAGTCCGGCGGCGACAACCTCACCGCCACCTTCTCCCGGGGACTCGTCGACGCGCAGATCTTCGTCATCGACGTGGCGGGCGGCGACGACATCCCGCGCAAGGGCGGCCCCGGCGTCACCACCGCCGATCTCCTCGTGATCAACAAGACGGACCTCGCGCCGTACGTCGGCTCCGACCTCGGCCGGATGGCCCGCGACGCCAAGGAGCAGCGCGGCGAACTGCCCGTGCTGTTCACCTCCTTGCGGGGCGAGGACGGCGTGGCCCCCGTCGCCGACTGGGTGCTGGCGCGGCTCGCCGCCTGGACGGCGTGA
- a CDS encoding NAD-dependent epimerase/dehydratase family protein, with the protein MSRGDAVVIGATGQTGRAAVAALAEDGWEVRAASRGGGGDARWPAGVRPVRLDREDGAALAALVGDGCDLVVDLVASGRSHAHQLTGLADRIGSAVVVSTVALYEDEQGRGFETQGDPDGSPRYPVPIPETQRTVAPSDATYARGKALLERELLAASDTLPVTLLRAGAIHGPYSRSPRELYFVKRALDGRRRRVLAFGGTSRFHPVHVSNLAELIRLAARKPGARVLNAGDPQAPTVTEIGAAIDAVLGRETETVLLEGPSPDGVIGTHPWGIEHPVVLDMSAAERELGYRAVTGYVESLPATVEWLVEQVRDREWTEVFPNMVRGYGADRLFGYAAEDAWLESHDRGEAF; encoded by the coding sequence ATGAGTAGAGGCGACGCAGTGGTGATCGGGGCGACAGGACAGACCGGGAGGGCCGCCGTGGCGGCGCTCGCCGAGGACGGCTGGGAGGTGCGCGCGGCGTCGCGCGGAGGCGGCGGGGACGCACGGTGGCCCGCCGGGGTCCGGCCGGTGCGGCTGGACCGGGAGGACGGGGCGGCGCTGGCCGCGCTGGTGGGCGACGGCTGCGATCTCGTCGTGGATCTGGTGGCGTCCGGGCGGTCGCACGCCCATCAGCTGACCGGTCTCGCTGACCGGATCGGCTCGGCGGTCGTGGTCTCCACCGTCGCGCTGTACGAGGACGAGCAGGGGCGCGGTTTCGAGACCCAGGGCGATCCCGACGGCTCCCCGCGCTACCCGGTGCCGATTCCCGAGACCCAGCGGACCGTGGCGCCGAGCGACGCGACGTACGCGCGGGGAAAGGCCCTGCTGGAGCGGGAGTTGCTGGCGGCGTCGGACACGCTGCCGGTGACGCTCCTGCGGGCGGGCGCCATTCACGGACCGTACAGCCGCTCACCGCGCGAGCTGTACTTCGTCAAGCGGGCGCTGGACGGCCGGCGCCGACGCGTGCTGGCCTTCGGCGGCACGAGCCGCTTCCACCCCGTCCATGTCTCGAATCTGGCCGAGCTGATCAGGCTGGCGGCGCGCAAGCCCGGCGCGCGGGTGCTCAACGCGGGCGATCCGCAGGCTCCGACGGTCACGGAGATCGGCGCGGCGATCGACGCGGTGCTGGGCCGGGAGACCGAGACCGTGCTGCTGGAGGGGCCGTCCCCGGACGGGGTGATCGGCACGCACCCCTGGGGCATCGAGCACCCGGTCGTCCTCGACATGTCGGCCGCAGAGCGGGAGTTGGGGTACCGGGCCGTCACCGGCTACGTCGAGTCGCTGCCGGCGACCGTCGAGTGGCTGGTCGAGCAGGTGCGCGACCGGGAGTGGACGGAGGTCTTCCCGAACATGGTCCGCGGCTACGGCGCCGACCGGCTCTTCGGGTACGCGGCGGAGGACGCCTGGCTGGAGTCGCACGACCGGGGCGAGGCGTTCTGA
- a CDS encoding urease accessory protein UreD — translation MSVRATARIVATRAGLPVLAGEGPLAVRRTRAEGPGSRVTVVGAMSAPLGGDRLAVEVEVRDGARLTVDSAAATVALPGRRDGADGPAHYDVRLTVREDARLYWLPEQLIAAHGSELRMRTRVELAATARLVLREEQILGRHGEPPGTLLSRLTVHRAGRPLLDQEAGYGPGAPGGWDGGAVLGGHRAVGQLLCVAPEFEEKPVAPRMLGDTAVLTPLAGPAFLVTAVAPDALRLRRVLDGVREDLWGDVHVAGLDAYR, via the coding sequence GTGAGCGTCCGCGCCACCGCCCGGATCGTCGCCACCCGCGCCGGACTCCCGGTGCTGGCGGGCGAGGGTCCGCTCGCGGTACGCCGGACCCGCGCCGAGGGCCCGGGCAGCCGGGTCACCGTGGTCGGCGCGATGAGCGCGCCGCTCGGCGGCGACCGGCTGGCCGTCGAGGTGGAGGTACGGGACGGGGCCCGGCTCACCGTGGACTCCGCCGCCGCGACCGTCGCCCTGCCCGGACGCCGCGACGGCGCCGACGGCCCGGCCCACTACGACGTGCGGCTGACGGTGCGGGAGGACGCCCGGCTCTACTGGCTGCCGGAGCAGCTCATCGCGGCGCACGGCAGCGAGCTGCGCATGCGCACCCGCGTCGAACTCGCCGCCACCGCCCGGCTCGTGCTGCGCGAGGAGCAGATCCTCGGCCGCCACGGGGAACCGCCGGGCACCCTCCTCAGCAGGCTGACCGTCCACCGCGCCGGACGCCCGCTGCTCGACCAGGAGGCCGGTTACGGTCCCGGCGCGCCCGGTGGCTGGGACGGCGGAGCGGTGCTCGGCGGACATCGCGCCGTCGGGCAGCTGCTCTGCGTGGCGCCCGAGTTCGAGGAGAAGCCGGTGGCGCCCCGGATGCTCGGCGACACCGCCGTCCTCACCCCGCTCGCCGGACCGGCCTTTCTGGTCACGGCGGTCGCACCGGACGCGCTGCGGCTGCGCCGGGTGCTGGACGGCGTACGCGAGGACCTGTGGGGCGATGTACACGTCGCGGGACTGGACGCGTACCGCTGA
- a CDS encoding urease subunit gamma encodes MQLTPHEQERLLIHVAADVAARRRARGLRLNHPEAVALITAHLLEGARDGRTVAELMVSGREVLGRDDVMEGIPEMIHDVQVEATFPDGTKLVTVHDPIV; translated from the coding sequence GTGCAACTGACACCCCATGAGCAGGAACGCCTGCTCATCCATGTGGCCGCGGATGTGGCCGCCAGGCGCCGGGCGCGCGGACTGCGGCTGAACCATCCCGAGGCGGTCGCCCTGATCACCGCGCATCTGCTCGAAGGCGCCAGGGACGGCAGGACCGTCGCCGAACTCATGGTGTCGGGCCGCGAGGTGCTCGGCCGGGACGACGTCATGGAGGGCATCCCCGAGATGATCCACGACGTCCAGGTGGAGGCCACCTTCCCGGACGGCACCAAGCTCGTCACCGTCCACGACCCGATCGTCTGA
- a CDS encoding urease accessory protein UreF translates to MSVSTKGCGGTGATTGGAGVARGAGGRAALLVLADGRFPAGGHAHSGGAEPAVKAGRIKDAGDLAEFCRGRLHTTGLTSAALAAAAAGGLDPLELDTAADARTPSPALRATARRLGRQLMRAARATWPGPELTALAAALPRGAHQPVVLGLTARSAGLGPEDAAYCALYEAVSGPATATVRLLGLDPFEATAVLARLAPELDEVAARAAERAALAAYEGTDALPAASGPLLDITAQAHAAWPVRLFAS, encoded by the coding sequence ATGAGCGTCTCCACGAAGGGTTGCGGCGGTACGGGGGCCACGACGGGCGGCGCGGGAGTCGCGCGGGGCGCGGGCGGCCGGGCCGCACTGCTCGTCCTCGCCGACGGCCGGTTCCCCGCCGGCGGCCACGCCCACTCGGGCGGCGCCGAACCGGCCGTCAAGGCGGGCCGGATCAAGGACGCCGGCGACCTCGCGGAGTTCTGCCGGGGCCGGCTGCACACCACCGGCCTGACCTCGGCGGCGCTCGCCGCCGCCGCGGCCGGTGGCCTGGACCCGCTGGAACTCGACACGGCGGCCGACGCCCGCACCCCCTCGCCCGCGCTCCGCGCCACCGCGCGCAGACTCGGCCGCCAGCTGATGCGCGCCGCCCGGGCCACCTGGCCGGGCCCCGAACTGACCGCGCTCGCCGCCGCCCTGCCGCGCGGCGCGCACCAGCCGGTGGTGCTCGGCCTCACCGCCAGGTCCGCCGGACTCGGCCCCGAGGACGCCGCGTACTGCGCCCTGTACGAGGCGGTCAGCGGCCCGGCCACCGCCACCGTACGGCTGCTCGGGCTCGACCCCTTCGAGGCCACCGCCGTGCTCGCCCGGCTCGCGCCCGAGCTGGACGAGGTCGCGGCCCGCGCCGCCGAGCGGGCCGCGCTGGCGGCGTACGAGGGGACCGACGCGCTGCCCGCCGCCTCCGGGCCCCTGCTCGACATCACCGCCCAGGCCCACGCCGCCTGGCCCGTCCGGCTGTTCGCCTCGTAA
- a CDS encoding TetR family transcriptional regulator C-terminal domain-containing protein: protein MLGAVRGAFDRAARTRPLLLPDALLGEVMREVLEGGGLVVGGDLRTSARLIVQVWAETLRNEELAEILRDGFDGLRAVWIPLIEAYQETGLMRADVPALDVARTMIATAQGFMAQQALFGEVPIEVLQNGLRALMSMGGDGPGAVPAVNAPVKLPS, encoded by the coding sequence GTGCTCGGCGCCGTCCGGGGGGCCTTCGACCGGGCCGCGCGCACCCGCCCGCTCCTGTTGCCCGACGCGCTGCTGGGCGAGGTCATGCGGGAGGTTCTGGAGGGGGGCGGCCTGGTGGTGGGCGGCGACCTGCGCACGTCGGCGCGGCTGATCGTCCAGGTGTGGGCCGAGACGCTGCGCAACGAGGAGCTGGCGGAGATTCTCCGCGACGGGTTCGATGGGCTGCGCGCGGTGTGGATTCCGCTGATCGAGGCGTACCAGGAGACCGGTCTGATGCGGGCGGACGTGCCCGCCCTCGATGTCGCCAGGACCATGATCGCCACGGCGCAGGGGTTCATGGCGCAGCAGGCGCTCTTCGGTGAGGTGCCCATCGAGGTCCTCCAGAACGGGCTGCGTGCCCTGATGTCCATGGGTGGCGACGGGCCCGGCGCCGTGCCCGCTGTTAACGCGCCGGTAAAACTTCCGTCCTAA
- a CDS encoding urease subunit beta, whose product MIPGEILYAEEPVVLNEGREVTSLTVLNTADRPVQVGSHYHFAEANPGLEFDRAAARGKRLHIAAGTSVRFEPGIPVAVALVPLAGLRVVPGLRGETGGSLDD is encoded by the coding sequence ATGATTCCCGGAGAGATTCTTTACGCGGAGGAGCCGGTCGTCCTCAACGAGGGCCGTGAGGTCACCTCGCTGACCGTGCTCAACACCGCCGACCGGCCCGTCCAGGTCGGCTCCCACTACCACTTCGCCGAGGCCAACCCCGGTCTTGAGTTCGACCGCGCCGCCGCCCGCGGCAAGCGGCTGCACATCGCCGCGGGCACCTCGGTGCGGTTCGAGCCCGGGATCCCCGTCGCCGTCGCACTCGTACCCCTCGCCGGACTGCGGGTCGTCCCGGGCCTGCGGGGAGAGACCGGAGGATCTCTCGATGACTGA
- a CDS encoding urease subunit alpha: protein MTEQPSTGRTALSRARYADLFGPTTGDRIRLADTDLLVEIEEDRSGGPGLAGDEAVFGGGKVIRESMGQSRTTRAEGAPDTVITGALIIDHWGIIKADLGIRDGRITGIGKAGNPDTMDGVHPDLVIGPETEVISGNGKIVTAGAIDAHVHFISPTIVDQALSSGVTTLIGGGTGPAEGTKATTITPGSWHLARMFEALETFPVNIGLLGKGNTVSRDAMHAQLRSGALGFKIHEDWGATPAVIDACLGVCEETGAQLAIHTDTLNEAGFVGDTLAAVAGRTLHAYHTEGAGGGHAPDIITVVSEPYILPSSTNPTRPHTVNTIEEHLDMLMVCHHLNPAVPEDLAFAESRIRPSTIAAEDILHDLGAISIISSDAQAMGRVGEVIMRTWQTAHVMKKRRGALPGDGRADNHRARRYVAKYTINPAVAQGLDHEIGSVETGKLADLVLWDPAFFGVKPQLVIKGGQIAYAQMGDANASIPTPQPVLPRPMFGALGRAAAAGSLNFVSEAAIEDGLPERLGLRKAFVPIRNTRRLSKADMRENDALPRVEVDADTFTVTIDGEPVEPAPAVELPLAQRYFLF from the coding sequence ATGACTGAGCAGCCCAGCACCGGCCGGACCGCGCTGTCCCGCGCCCGGTACGCCGATCTCTTCGGACCCACCACCGGCGACCGGATCCGGCTCGCCGACACCGATCTGCTGGTCGAGATCGAGGAGGACCGCTCGGGCGGCCCCGGACTCGCCGGGGACGAGGCGGTGTTCGGCGGCGGCAAGGTCATCCGCGAGTCGATGGGCCAGTCCCGTACGACCCGGGCCGAGGGCGCGCCCGACACCGTCATCACCGGCGCCCTGATCATCGACCACTGGGGCATCATCAAGGCCGACCTCGGGATCAGGGACGGCCGGATCACCGGCATCGGCAAGGCCGGCAACCCCGACACCATGGACGGGGTCCACCCCGATCTGGTGATCGGCCCCGAGACCGAGGTCATCTCGGGAAACGGGAAGATCGTCACCGCCGGCGCGATCGACGCGCACGTCCACTTCATCTCGCCGACCATCGTCGACCAGGCACTGTCGAGCGGCGTCACCACCCTCATCGGCGGCGGCACCGGGCCCGCGGAGGGCACGAAGGCCACCACCATCACCCCGGGGTCCTGGCATCTGGCCCGGATGTTCGAGGCGTTGGAGACCTTTCCGGTCAATATCGGGCTGCTCGGCAAGGGCAACACCGTCTCGCGCGACGCGATGCACGCCCAACTGCGCTCCGGCGCGCTCGGGTTCAAGATCCATGAGGACTGGGGCGCCACCCCCGCCGTCATCGACGCCTGCCTGGGCGTCTGCGAGGAGACCGGCGCGCAGCTCGCCATCCACACCGACACCCTCAACGAGGCGGGCTTCGTCGGTGACACCCTCGCCGCCGTCGCCGGGCGTACCCTGCACGCGTACCACACCGAGGGGGCGGGCGGCGGGCACGCGCCGGACATCATCACGGTCGTCTCCGAGCCGTACATCCTGCCCAGCTCCACCAACCCGACCCGGCCGCACACCGTCAACACCATCGAGGAACACCTCGACATGCTGATGGTCTGTCACCACCTCAACCCCGCAGTGCCCGAGGACCTCGCCTTCGCGGAGTCCCGCATCCGGCCCTCCACCATCGCGGCCGAGGACATCCTGCACGACCTCGGGGCGATCTCGATCATCTCCTCCGACGCCCAGGCGATGGGGCGGGTCGGGGAGGTCATCATGCGGACCTGGCAGACCGCGCACGTGATGAAGAAGCGCCGGGGCGCCCTGCCGGGCGACGGCCGTGCGGACAACCACCGGGCCCGCCGCTATGTCGCCAAATACACCATCAACCCGGCCGTCGCGCAGGGACTCGACCACGAGATCGGCTCGGTCGAGACCGGCAAGCTCGCGGATCTGGTGCTCTGGGACCCCGCCTTCTTCGGCGTCAAGCCGCAACTCGTCATCAAGGGCGGCCAGATCGCCTACGCGCAGATGGGCGACGCCAACGCCTCCATCCCGACGCCCCAGCCGGTGCTGCCCCGGCCGATGTTCGGCGCCCTGGGCAGGGCGGCGGCGGCCGGTTCCCTCAACTTCGTCTCGGAGGCGGCGATCGAGGACGGACTGCCCGAACGACTCGGCCTGCGCAAGGCGTTCGTCCCGATCCGCAACACCCGGCGGCTCAGCAAGGCGGACATGCGGGAGAACGACGCGCTGCCACGCGTCGAGGTCGACGCCGACACCTTCACGGTGACGATCGACGGCGAGCCGGTCGAACCCGCGCCCGCGGTCGAACTTCCGCTGGCCCAGCGCTACTTCCTCTTCTGA